Proteins co-encoded in one Dryobates pubescens isolate bDryPub1 chromosome 4, bDryPub1.pri, whole genome shotgun sequence genomic window:
- the IGFALS gene encoding insulin-like growth factor-binding protein complex acid labile subunit codes for MSTGKAGIALLLALALLLAAASQAPGGEAPKEQGEAEPPRCPGACACSLDEDSEELNVFCSGRNLSRLPADLPPNAKALWLDGNNFTLLPAAAFRNLSGLDFLDLQGCQLAGVEQHAFHGLRSLFHLHLERNRLKHLAPHTFLHTQNLVSLSLNNNHFSKVEEGLFAGLSNLWYLNLGWNSLVVLPDKVFHDLPNLRELILAGNKLPYLQHQLFCSLTELKELDLSGNALKGIKLNVFVKLQKLQKLYLNHNQITAIAPRAFMGMKALRWLDLSHNRLVSLFEDTFLGLLSLHVLRLSANSIAGLRPRTFRDLQFLEELQLGHNRIQSLAERTFEGLGQLEVLSLNHNQLQDVRAGAFLGLHNVAVMHLSANCIEALPDHVFKGVTKLHSLHLERSCLGRVRAKTFSGLRGLRRLFLQHNSIAAIEEQSFGDLRELLELDLKHNRLSRLAPQLFQGLSNLEYLFLSSNQLLEVSRDAFRPLQRLFWLDLSHNRLQALDSEAISPLANLRYLSLSNNSLETFSVGFLRPSSFALEQLWLGGNNWHCNCSLQGLRAFALRHAAAVPRFVQSVAEGDDGHPPVYTYNNLTCRHPPALAGLDLRDTAEDSFAHC; via the exons ATGAGCACAGGCAAAG CGGGCATCGCCCTCCTGCtcgccctggccctgctgctagCCGCCGCCTCCCAAGCCCCTGGCGGGGAGGCGCcgaaggagcagggggaggcagagcccccTCGCTGCCCCGGCGCCTGCGCCTGCAGCCTGGACGAGGACAGCGAGGAGCTCAACGTCTTCTGCAGCGGCCGCAACCTGTCGCGGCTGCCCGCGGACCTGCCGCCCAACGCCAAAGCCTTGTGGCTGGACGGCAACAACTTCACCCTGCTGCCGGCCGCCGCCTTCAGGAACCTCTCGGGGCTGGACTTCCTggacctgcagggctgccagctggccGGGGTGGAGCAGCACGCCTTCCACGGGCTCCGCAGCCTCTTCCACCTCCACCTGGAGCGCAACCGCCTCAAGCACCTGGCCCCCCACACCTTCCTGCACACCCAGAACctggtctccctcagcctcaacaACAACCACTTCAGCAAGGTGGAGGAAGGGCTCTTCGCCGGCCTCTCCAACCTCTGGTACCTCAACCTGGGCTGGAACTCCCTGGTGGTCCTGCCCGACAAGGTCTTCCACGACCTGCCCAACCTGAGGGAGCTGATCCTGGCGGGGAACAAGCTGCCCtacctgcagcaccagctcttctgcagcctcaccgagctgaaggagctggaccTGAGCGGCAACGCGCTGAAGGGCATCAAGCTCAACGTCTTCGtcaagctgcagaagctgcagaagctCTACCTGAACCACAACCAGATCACCGCCATCGCCCCCCGCGCCTTCATGGGCATGAAGGCCCTGCGCTGGCTGGACCTCTCCCACAACAGGCTGGTCTCCCTCTTCGAGGACACCTTCCTGGGCCTCCTCAGCCTGCACGTCCTGCGCCTCTCCGCCAACTCCATCGCCGGCCTCCGGCCCAGGACCTTCAGGGACCTCCAGttcctggaggagctgcagctggggcacaaCAGGATCCAGAGCCTGGCCGAAAGGACCTTCGAGGGGCTGGGccagctggaggtgctcagcctCAACCACAACCAGCTGCAGGACGTCAGGGCCGGCGCCTTCCTGGGGCTGCACAACGTGGCCGTCATGCACCTCTCCGCCAACTGCATCGAGGCCCTCCCCGACCACGTCTTCAAGGGGGTCACCAAGCTGCACAGCCTCCACCTGGAgcgcagctgcctgggcagggtgaGGGCCAAGACGTTCTCGGGGCTGCGGGGGCTGCGGCGCCTCTTCCTGCAGCACAACTCCATCGCCGCCATCGAGGAGCAGAGCTTCGGCGACCTGCgcgagctgctggagctggacctCAAGCACAACCGGCTCAGCCGCCTGGCCCCGCAGCTCTTCCAGGGGCTCAGCAACCTGGAGtacctcttcctctcctccaaccAGCTCCTCGAGGTCTCCCGCGACGCCTTCAGGCCGCTCCAGAGGCTCTTCTGGCTCGACCTCTCCCACAACCGGCTGCAGGCGCTGGACAGCGAAGCCATCTCCCCCCTGGCCAACCTGCGCTACCTCAGCCTCAGCAATAACTCCCTGGAGACCTTCTCGGTGGGCTTCCTCCGCCCCTCCTCCTtcgccctggagcagctgtggctggggggCAACAACTGGCACTGCAACTGCTCGCTGCAGGGCCTGCGGGCGTTCGCCCTGCGGCACGCGGCGGCGGTGCCCCGCTTCGTGCAGTCGGTGGCCGAGGGGGACGACGGCCACCCGCCCGTCTACACCTACAACAACCTCACCTGCCGCCACCCCCCGGCCCTGGCGGGCCTGGACCTGCGGGACACCGCCGAGGACAGCTTTGCCCACTGCTGA
- the NUBP2 gene encoding cytosolic Fe-S cluster assembly factor NUBP2 isoform X2, which produces MLGVQDRDVHQCDSGWVPVFVDQDRSISLMSIGFLLERPDDAVVWRGPKKNALIKQFVADVAWGDLDFLLVDTPPGTSDEHISSVEALRPYRPLGALLVTTPQAVSVGDVRRELTFCRKTGLEVLGIVENMSGFVCPHCAECTNIFSKGGGEELARHAGVPFLGCVPLDPQLSQSLEEGRDFIQEFPKSSAFSALAHIAQQVLGRASQQRS; this is translated from the exons atgctgggggtgcaggacaGGGATGTGCACCAGTGTGACAGTGGCTGGGTCCCTGTCTTTGTGGACCAGGACAGGAGCATCTCCCTCATGTCCATTGGCTTCCTGCTGGAGAGGCCAGATGATGCTGTGGTGTGGAGAGGACCCAAGAAAAATG CTCTGATCAAGCAGTTTGTTGCTGATGTGGCCTGGGGGGACCTGGACTTCCTGCTGGTGGACACCCCCCCGGGCACGTCGGATGAGCACATCTCCTCTGTGGAGGCCTTGAGGCCCTACAGGCCGCTTGGAGCGCTCCTGGTCACAACCCCCCAG gctgtgtccGTGGGAGATGTGAGGAGGGAGCTGACCTTCTGCAGGAAgacagggctggaggtgctgggcatCGTGGAGAACATGAGCGGCTTCGTGTGCCCGCACTGCgcg GAGTGCACCAACATCTTTTCCaaggggggaggtgaggagcTGGCCAGGCATGCAGGAGTCCCCTTCCTGG GCTGTGTTCCCCTGGACCCCCAACTCAGCCAGAGCTTGGAAGAAGGCAGAGACTTCATCCAAGAGTTTCCCAagagctctgccttctctgccttGGCTCACATTGCTCAGCAGGTCTTGGGCAGGGCATCACAGCAGCGCTcctga
- the NUBP2 gene encoding cytosolic Fe-S cluster assembly factor NUBP2 isoform X1 produces the protein MEPGGSMEEVAGERNNLAGVRHILLVLSGKGGVGKSTICTQLALALRHSGKKVGILDVDLCGPSIPHMLGVQDRDVHQCDSGWVPVFVDQDRSISLMSIGFLLERPDDAVVWRGPKKNALIKQFVADVAWGDLDFLLVDTPPGTSDEHISSVEALRPYRPLGALLVTTPQAVSVGDVRRELTFCRKTGLEVLGIVENMSGFVCPHCAECTNIFSKGGGEELARHAGVPFLGCVPLDPQLSQSLEEGRDFIQEFPKSSAFSALAHIAQQVLGRASQQRS, from the exons ATGGAGCCCGGCGGCAGCAtggaggaggtggctgggg AGAGAAACAACCTGGCCGGGGTGCGGCACATCCTGCTGGTGCTGTCGGGGAAGGGCGGCGTTGGGAAGAGCACCATCTGCACCCAGCTGGCTCTGGCCCTCAGGCACTCTGGCAAGAAG GTGGGGATCCTGGACGTGGACCTGTGTGGGCCCAGCATCCCCCAcatgctgggggtgcaggacaGGGATGTGCACCAGTGTGACAGTGGCTGGGTCCCTGTCTTTGTGGACCAGGACAGGAGCATCTCCCTCATGTCCATTGGCTTCCTGCTGGAGAGGCCAGATGATGCTGTGGTGTGGAGAGGACCCAAGAAAAATG CTCTGATCAAGCAGTTTGTTGCTGATGTGGCCTGGGGGGACCTGGACTTCCTGCTGGTGGACACCCCCCCGGGCACGTCGGATGAGCACATCTCCTCTGTGGAGGCCTTGAGGCCCTACAGGCCGCTTGGAGCGCTCCTGGTCACAACCCCCCAG gctgtgtccGTGGGAGATGTGAGGAGGGAGCTGACCTTCTGCAGGAAgacagggctggaggtgctgggcatCGTGGAGAACATGAGCGGCTTCGTGTGCCCGCACTGCgcg GAGTGCACCAACATCTTTTCCaaggggggaggtgaggagcTGGCCAGGCATGCAGGAGTCCCCTTCCTGG GCTGTGTTCCCCTGGACCCCCAACTCAGCCAGAGCTTGGAAGAAGGCAGAGACTTCATCCAAGAGTTTCCCAagagctctgccttctctgccttGGCTCACATTGCTCAGCAGGTCTTGGGCAGGGCATCACAGCAGCGCTcctga
- the SPSB3 gene encoding SPRY domain-containing SOCS box protein 3, with amino-acid sequence MARRARSSRAWRFVLSGVRREAEGRAGGLAPRAWGYDSDGQHSDSDSEAEPAPLPASIPSAVPVTGESFCDCESQSQAPYCPSLHGLHRLKDCRCGEEDQDFEWVWDELNKSTATQLSCDNRKVNFHTEYSCGTAAIRGTKELAEGQHFWEIKMTSPVYGTDMMVGIGTSEVNLDKYRHTFCSLLGKDEDSWGLSYTGLLHHKGDKMSFSSRFGQGSIIGVHLDTWHGTLTFFKNRKCIGVAATKLQNKRFYPMVCSTAAKSSMKVIRSCASCTSLQYLCCFRLRQLLPGYVDTLEVLPLPPGLKQVLHNKLGWVLSMNYSTSKPSSSSSSSSSGSDSESSDAEACQRKRCRRT; translated from the exons ATGGCGCGGCGGGCgcgcagcagcagggcctggcgcTTCGTGCTGAGCGGCGTGCGGCGGGAGGCCGAGGGCCGGGCGGGCGGCCTGGCACCGCGCGCCTGGGGCTACGACTCCGACGGACAG CACAGCGACTCGGACTCGGAGGCGGAGCCGGCGCCGCTGCCGGCCTCCATCCCCAGCGCCGTGCCTGTCACCGGGGAGTCCTTCTGCGACTGCGAGAGCCAGAGCCAGGCGCCCTACTGCCCCAGCCTGCACGGCCTGCACCGCCTCAAGGACTGCCGCTGCGGCGAGGAGGACCAGG ACTTTGAGTGGGTGTGGGACGAGCTGAACAAGTCCACGGCCACGCAGCTGAGCTGCGACAACCGGAAGGTGAACTTCCACACGGAGTACAGCTGCGGCACCGCCGCCATCCGCGGCACCAAGGAGCTGGCCGAGGGGCAGCACTTCTGGGAGATCAAGATGACCTCTCCAGTCTATGGCACAGACATG ATGGTCGGCATCGGGACGTCGGAGGTGAACCTGGACAAGTACCGGCACaccttctgcagcctgctgggcaaGGATGAGGACAGCTGGGGGCTCTCCTACACAG GGCTGCTGCATCACAAGGGGGACAAGATGAGCTTCTCCTCCCGCTTTGGGCAGGGCTCCATCATCGGGGTGCACCTGGACACCTGGCACGGGACCCTCACCTTCTTCAAGAACCGCAAGTGCATCg GAGTTGCAGCCACCAAGCTGCAGAACAAGAGGTTCTACCCCATGGTGTGCTCCACGGCGGCCAAGAGCAGCATGAAGGTGATTCGCTCCTGCGccagctgcacctccctgcagtaCCTCTGCTGCTTCCGCCTGCGCCAGCTCCTCCCCGGCTACGTGGACACGCTGgaggtgctgcccctgcccccaggcctcAAGCAGGTGCTCCATAACAAACTGGGGTGGGTCTTGAGCATGAACTATAGCACCTCgaagccttcctcctcctcctcctcctcctcgtcggGAAGCGACTCGGAGAGCTCGGACGCAGAGGCCTGCCAAAGGAAGAGGTGCAGGAGGACATAG
- the NME3 gene encoding nucleoside diphosphate kinase 3, translating into MICLVLGLFASLFHSAYSGANERTFVAIKPDGVQRHLVGEIIRRFERKGLQLVGLKLLQASEELLKQHYVALRDRPFYSRLVKYMSSGPVVAMVWQGLDVVKTVRTMIGETDPAASRPGTIRGDFCLEVSKNLIHGSDSVESAQQEISLWFHPEELTCWQDTAEHWIYA; encoded by the exons ATGATCTGCCTGGTGCTGGGGCTCTTCGCCAGCCTCTTCCACAGCG CCTACAGCGGCGCCAACGAACGAACCTTCGTGGCCATCAAACCGGACGGGGTCCAGCGGCACCTGGTCGGGGAGATCATCCGGCGCTTCgagaggaaggggctgcagctggtggggctGAAGCTCCTGCAG gcctcagaggagctgctgaagcagcactACGTCGCCCTTCGGGACAGGCCCTTCTACAGCCGCCTGGTCAAGTACATGAGCTCCGGGCCCGTGGTGGCCATG gtctggcaggggctggatgtgGTCAAGACGGTTCGCACCATGATCGGCGAGACCGACCCGGCGGCGTCCCGGCCTGGCACCATCCGGGGAGACTTCTGCCTGGAAGTCAGCAA gaacCTCATCCACGGCAGCGACTCGGTGGAGAGTGCCCAGCAGGAGATCTCTCTCTGGTTCCACCCGGAGGAGCTGACCTGCTggcaggacacagctgagcacTGGATCTAtgcctga